The following proteins come from a genomic window of Natronosalvus vescus:
- a CDS encoding ABC transporter ATP-binding protein translates to MSMESTPQAAHADTDPIVEVRNLQTAFYTDKEVIRAVDGVSFDLTPGETVGIVGESGSGKSVTARSIMGLIDNPGRVLPGSSIRFTHLETVREFAKKFSKRTVDVSQLEAEYDVRSLLDRPNIDVSPAQMGYESVDSITVADLLAAGYGDQLGLTDTDDCVFITEQSGGDIVDGFIEITRLEGEPQRAMRGSKIAMVFQDPLTSLNPVYTVGNQIKEALRLHQGLRGQAATKEAVSLLEAVGIPDSRRRVAEYPHQFSGGMRQRAVIAMALACDPEVLICDEPTTALDVTIQAQILELLDELQEERDLAIMFITHDMGVIAEVADRVNVMYAGETVETADVHTLFANPKHPYTEGLLQSIPGRQEGERLQTIEGNVPTPNEPATFCRFAPRCPKAFESCESVHPVSVPVELGADDHTAACLLYPEELSEVDRIERHSETNEQSTEGEH, encoded by the coding sequence ATGTCGATGGAATCAACACCACAGGCGGCTCACGCCGACACCGACCCGATCGTCGAGGTTCGGAACCTCCAGACGGCGTTCTACACCGACAAGGAGGTCATTCGCGCCGTCGATGGCGTCTCGTTCGACCTGACGCCCGGTGAAACCGTTGGTATCGTTGGTGAGAGTGGATCTGGGAAAAGCGTGACCGCTCGCTCGATCATGGGGCTGATCGACAACCCAGGTCGCGTCTTGCCTGGCAGCAGTATTCGCTTTACCCACCTCGAGACGGTGCGAGAATTCGCGAAGAAGTTCTCGAAGCGGACGGTCGACGTGAGCCAACTCGAGGCGGAATACGACGTCCGCTCGTTGCTCGATCGACCAAATATCGACGTCAGCCCAGCCCAGATGGGCTATGAGTCAGTCGACTCGATAACCGTTGCCGACCTGCTTGCCGCGGGGTACGGTGACCAGCTTGGATTGACGGATACCGACGACTGTGTGTTTATCACCGAGCAATCGGGCGGCGATATCGTCGACGGGTTCATCGAAATCACTCGACTCGAGGGAGAACCCCAGCGAGCCATGCGCGGTAGTAAAATCGCGATGGTGTTCCAGGATCCGTTGACGAGCCTCAACCCGGTCTATACGGTTGGCAATCAGATCAAAGAGGCACTTCGACTCCACCAGGGACTCCGTGGACAGGCCGCCACGAAGGAAGCGGTCTCACTGCTGGAGGCCGTTGGCATACCAGACTCGCGACGACGAGTCGCTGAGTATCCTCACCAGTTCTCCGGGGGGATGCGCCAGCGTGCGGTCATCGCGATGGCACTAGCTTGTGATCCGGAAGTGTTGATCTGTGACGAGCCAACGACGGCACTCGACGTCACGATTCAAGCACAGATCCTCGAGTTACTCGATGAGCTGCAGGAAGAACGTGATCTGGCGATCATGTTCATCACCCACGATATGGGCGTTATCGCCGAAGTTGCAGACCGAGTGAACGTGATGTACGCCGGCGAGACGGTCGAAACGGCTGACGTGCACACACTGTTTGCAAATCCGAAGCACCCCTACACCGAGGGACTGTTACAGTCGATTCCTGGCCGACAGGAAGGTGAGCGACTGCAAACTATCGAAGGCAACGTGCCGACGCCGAACGAACCAGCGACGTTCTGTCGGTTTGCACCACGATGTCCGAAGGCCTTCGAATCGTGTGAGTCCGTTCACCCGGTGTCGGTTCCCGTCGAACTGGGTGCGGACGATCATACGGCAGCGTGTCTATTATATCCTGAAGAGCTGTCAGAAGTTGACCGAATCGAACGCCATTCCGAAACGAATGAGCAATCGACGGAGGGTGAGCACTGA
- a CDS encoding ABC transporter substrate-binding protein, giving the protein MVRKLPRRKVLAGIGATGVLGVAGCLDGDTDDDDGNGDGTDNGNGNGNGNGNGNGNGDADVDIDYGGTVRYGVLMPETGDLGSLGPAIRDGALLVERQLGDALEFEVQTGDTETEPSAGNSSAQNLVDAGMPAVVGAAASNVTLQVTRQVFIPNQVVGMSPASTSPAVTDLDDDGYIFRTAPSDALQGPVMAEVVMDEIGGSSTGTLYLNDDYGQALEESYVNAFEDAGGEVQNRVSFEPEQASYTSQIGDALADDPDILMVVGFPQSGITLFRDYYGNYADDWDGEVIVPDGLIDGDLPGEVGNDMNDVWGTAPSAAGPGADFFAELYEDEYGTAPAVFNSHAYDAAAVITLATIAAGGDEADGTAIRDNIPEVANPNGTEYDPSELAEAAAAVADGEDVNYQGASSAVDFDENGDMQAVAYDIMRYQDGSIETQDTIEFEN; this is encoded by the coding sequence ATGGTACGGAAGTTACCACGACGCAAGGTGCTCGCAGGAATCGGTGCAACCGGTGTACTCGGAGTCGCAGGGTGTCTCGACGGGGACACTGACGACGACGATGGCAACGGTGATGGAACGGACAACGGTAATGGAAACGGCAATGGCAATGGAAACGGCAACGGCAATGGTGACGCCGACGTCGATATCGATTACGGAGGAACGGTTCGATATGGGGTGTTGATGCCAGAAACTGGGGATCTCGGGAGCCTCGGACCAGCAATTCGAGACGGTGCCCTTCTCGTCGAACGGCAGTTGGGCGACGCGCTCGAGTTCGAGGTTCAGACGGGTGACACGGAGACCGAACCCTCCGCAGGGAACTCCTCCGCACAGAACCTCGTCGACGCCGGTATGCCTGCTGTCGTCGGGGCAGCCGCTTCGAACGTCACCCTGCAGGTAACCAGGCAGGTGTTCATCCCAAACCAGGTCGTCGGCATGTCCCCCGCTTCGACGTCCCCGGCTGTGACGGATCTCGACGACGACGGCTACATATTCCGAACGGCGCCCAGTGACGCGTTGCAAGGGCCAGTCATGGCCGAAGTCGTCATGGACGAAATCGGTGGAAGTTCGACCGGGACGCTGTACCTCAACGACGACTACGGACAGGCACTCGAGGAATCCTACGTGAACGCGTTCGAGGACGCCGGTGGTGAAGTGCAAAACCGCGTCTCCTTCGAGCCCGAACAGGCGTCCTACACCTCCCAGATCGGTGACGCACTCGCTGACGACCCCGACATTCTGATGGTCGTCGGTTTCCCGCAGTCGGGGATCACCCTCTTCCGGGACTACTACGGCAACTACGCCGACGACTGGGATGGAGAAGTCATCGTCCCGGACGGTCTCATCGACGGTGACCTCCCCGGTGAGGTCGGTAACGACATGAACGACGTCTGGGGAACCGCGCCGAGTGCGGCCGGTCCAGGTGCTGACTTCTTCGCCGAACTATACGAAGATGAGTACGGAACCGCCCCCGCCGTCTTCAACAGTCACGCGTACGACGCCGCTGCCGTCATCACTCTCGCGACGATCGCCGCCGGCGGCGACGAAGCCGACGGGACGGCGATTCGGGACAACATCCCCGAGGTCGCCAATCCAAACGGAACCGAGTACGATCCGAGCGAACTCGCGGAAGCCGCCGCCGCCGTCGCCGATGGCGAAGATGTGAACTACCAGGGTGCCTCCTCGGCCGTTGACTTCGACGAGAACGGCGACATGCAGGCCGTCGCCTACGACATCATGCGGTACCAGGACGGCTCGATCGAGACCCAGGACACCATCGAGTTCGAAAACTGA
- a CDS encoding NUDIX hydrolase: protein MERVDPRDRFPDLIETREEGSVDPETFDSLGDVEPFSTGWAVAAVILDSVERVLLAYHRGDESWLLPGGSVQPDESLREAVVREVSEETGVHVEPMRPHAIVENVVENDGRTHSFAVVFFSADPTSTAIGTDLGAPGEPIERADWFDELPEDVYDRALTKRVLERVRS, encoded by the coding sequence ATGGAACGTGTCGACCCGCGTGATCGATTCCCGGATCTCATCGAAACACGGGAGGAAGGATCCGTCGACCCGGAGACGTTCGATTCGCTGGGGGACGTCGAACCGTTCTCCACCGGGTGGGCTGTGGCGGCCGTCATCCTCGACTCGGTCGAGCGCGTTCTCCTCGCGTACCATCGAGGCGACGAGTCCTGGCTGCTTCCCGGTGGCAGCGTCCAGCCCGACGAATCGCTGCGCGAGGCCGTCGTCAGGGAGGTTTCGGAAGAAACCGGCGTACACGTCGAACCAATGCGTCCACACGCAATCGTTGAGAACGTCGTCGAAAACGACGGCCGAACGCATTCGTTTGCCGTCGTCTTCTTCTCAGCAGACCCAACATCCACGGCGATTGGAACCGATCTGGGAGCGCCTGGCGAACCAATCGAGCGAGCGGACTGGTTCGACGAGCTTCCCGAGGACGTGTACGATCGAGCGCTCACGAAACGAGTGCTCGAGCGCGTTCGATCGTAA
- a CDS encoding acyl-CoA carboxylase subunit beta, whose translation MEDRIEELKELRNEALLGGGEARIERQHEKGKMTARERVEYFLDDDTFTEFDQLRTHQEQNFGMEERKILGDGVVTGYGDVNGRKVFVFAHDFTVFGGSLGEVFAEKITKVMDMATEVGAPIVGLNDSAGARIQEGVKSLAGFTEIFRRNQEASGVVPQISAIMGPCAGGAVYSPSITDFIFMVKDTSHMYITGPGVTKTVTGEDVTHEELGGALTHANNTGVAQFACDSEEQALDDVRRLLSYLPQNNVEDPPRVEPWDDPDRRDDALESIVPDNPQKPYDMTDVIESVMDEGSFFEVAENYAKNIVVGFSRLDGRSVGVVANQPRVNAGTLTVDASMKGSRFVRFCDSFNIPIVTFVDVPGYMPGTDQEHRGIIRHGAKLLYAYSEASVPLLTVITRKAYGGAYCVMASKNLGADVNYAWPTAEIAVMGPKGAVNILYRNELEEADDPDALREELIEEYREEFANPYTATDKGFLDDVIRPTETRPRLINDLEMLETKREDTPSKKHGNIPL comes from the coding sequence ATGGAAGACCGCATCGAGGAACTCAAGGAACTCCGTAACGAAGCGCTACTGGGCGGCGGGGAGGCCCGTATCGAACGTCAACACGAGAAGGGCAAGATGACCGCCAGAGAGCGCGTCGAGTACTTCCTCGACGACGATACGTTCACCGAGTTCGATCAGCTTCGTACCCACCAGGAGCAGAATTTCGGGATGGAAGAACGCAAGATTCTGGGCGACGGTGTCGTGACTGGCTACGGCGACGTGAACGGGCGGAAAGTATTCGTCTTCGCACACGATTTTACCGTTTTCGGTGGCTCGCTCGGTGAGGTATTCGCGGAGAAGATAACCAAGGTGATGGACATGGCGACGGAAGTCGGAGCTCCCATCGTTGGCCTCAACGATTCGGCGGGAGCTCGCATCCAGGAAGGGGTCAAGAGCCTGGCCGGGTTCACCGAAATCTTCCGACGAAACCAGGAAGCGAGCGGCGTCGTCCCCCAGATCTCGGCGATCATGGGGCCCTGTGCCGGCGGGGCAGTCTACTCGCCGTCGATCACGGATTTCATTTTTATGGTGAAGGACACGAGCCACATGTACATCACCGGTCCAGGTGTTACGAAGACGGTAACGGGTGAAGACGTCACCCACGAGGAACTCGGCGGGGCGCTCACGCACGCGAACAACACCGGGGTAGCCCAGTTCGCCTGTGACTCGGAAGAACAGGCTCTCGACGACGTTCGTCGCCTCCTCTCGTATCTTCCACAGAACAACGTCGAGGATCCCCCGCGTGTCGAGCCGTGGGACGACCCCGACCGGCGTGACGACGCGCTCGAGTCCATCGTCCCCGACAATCCACAGAAACCGTACGACATGACAGATGTCATCGAGTCGGTGATGGACGAGGGTTCGTTCTTCGAGGTGGCCGAAAACTACGCGAAGAACATCGTCGTCGGCTTCTCCCGCCTCGACGGCCGGTCGGTCGGCGTCGTTGCCAACCAGCCGCGGGTCAACGCCGGGACGCTCACCGTCGACGCGTCGATGAAGGGATCGCGCTTCGTCCGTTTCTGTGACTCGTTCAACATTCCAATCGTCACGTTCGTCGACGTCCCCGGCTACATGCCCGGAACCGACCAGGAACATCGGGGCATCATCCGTCACGGTGCCAAACTCCTGTACGCCTACTCCGAAGCCTCGGTGCCGCTGCTGACCGTCATCACGCGAAAAGCCTACGGCGGTGCGTACTGCGTGATGGCCTCGAAGAACCTCGGTGCCGACGTCAACTACGCCTGGCCGACGGCAGAAATCGCCGTCATGGGGCCGAAAGGTGCCGTGAACATCCTCTACCGGAACGAACTCGAGGAGGCCGACGACCCCGACGCGCTCCGAGAGGAACTGATCGAGGAGTACCGCGAGGAGTTCGCCAATCCCTACACGGCGACTGATAAGGGCTTCCTCGACGACGTGATCCGCCCGACAGAGACCCGGCCGCGGCTCATCAACGACCTCGAGATGCTCGAGACCAAACGCGAGGACACGCCGTCGAAGAAACACGGAAACATCCCCCTCTAA
- a CDS encoding DUF7555 family protein, producing the protein MTSYSSPRLARIRVAVLVCADTLAYITGVVLISTIIATAVSLAVGGGFEGAKVGLFLLGFALMAFATIRLWPSSPEELERTQSGTVGTEAGRAIGAKPDQTTFQRFVRALPPFRWVTPPPPRYAISPPGKLFWSSLGVLLVSFVLEAVFGVGV; encoded by the coding sequence ATGACATCATATTCTTCGCCGCGACTCGCCCGAATCCGTGTCGCAGTACTCGTCTGTGCGGATACGCTCGCGTACATCACTGGTGTCGTGTTAATTTCGACGATTATCGCTACCGCAGTGAGCTTAGCTGTCGGGGGCGGTTTCGAAGGAGCGAAAGTCGGTCTATTCCTGCTTGGGTTCGCGTTGATGGCGTTTGCGACAATTCGTCTCTGGCCGTCCTCTCCGGAGGAACTCGAGCGGACACAATCGGGGACGGTCGGCACCGAAGCGGGTCGTGCGATCGGGGCCAAACCAGATCAAACGACATTCCAGCGCTTCGTTCGGGCGCTTCCGCCGTTTCGGTGGGTGACACCACCTCCCCCGAGGTACGCTATCTCACCACCGGGGAAGCTCTTCTGGAGCAGTCTCGGCGTGCTTCTGGTCTCGTTCGTACTCGAAGCCGTGTTCGGGGTCGGGGTTTGA
- a CDS encoding acetyl-CoA carboxylase biotin carboxylase subunit: MFRKVLVANRGEIAVRVMRACEELNVSTVAVYSDADKRGGHVRYADEAYNVGPARAADSYLDHEAVLEAARKADADAIHPGYGFLAENAEFAGKVEEAEGITWIGSSSDAMESLGEKTKARKIMSDAEVPIVPGTTDPVTDPDEVRVFGEEHGYPIAIKAEGGGGGRGMKVVEAESEVEDKLESAQREGEAYFGNDSVYLERYLEKPRHIEVQIIADEHGNVRHLGERDCSLQRRHQKVIEEGPSPALSDELRERIGDAARRGVAAADYVNAGTVEFLVEEEPGRDGVLGPDANFYFLEVNTRIQVEHCVTEEITGIDIVKRQIRVAAGEELDFAQDDVDIDGHAIEFRINAENAAKDFQPATGGTLTTYNPPGGVGVRLDDALSQGDELVTDYDSMIAKLIVWGEDREECIERSLRALKEYEIEGITTIVPFHRLMLTDERFVAGTHTTKYLDEEIDRSRFEQAQEQWGSSDSGAGDDAEVVEREFTVEVNGKRFDVNLEDRGGAFPASGSGGNKPAASAPEPAGGSSSEDVDIQGDGEVVDAEMQGTILSVDVGEGDEVAAGDVVVVLEAMKMENDIVASTGGTVAQVAVEEGQSVDMGDTLVVLE; this comes from the coding sequence ATGTTCAGGAAGGTTCTGGTGGCCAACCGAGGCGAAATCGCCGTCAGAGTGATGCGAGCGTGCGAGGAATTGAACGTGAGCACGGTCGCCGTCTACTCCGATGCGGACAAACGCGGTGGCCACGTCCGGTACGCAGACGAAGCCTACAACGTCGGGCCGGCACGGGCCGCCGACTCGTACCTCGATCACGAGGCCGTCCTCGAGGCGGCTCGCAAGGCCGACGCCGACGCGATCCACCCCGGTTACGGTTTCCTCGCGGAGAACGCCGAGTTCGCCGGGAAAGTCGAGGAAGCAGAGGGTATCACCTGGATTGGTTCCTCGAGCGACGCCATGGAGTCTCTCGGTGAGAAGACGAAAGCTCGAAAAATAATGAGCGACGCCGAGGTGCCCATCGTTCCCGGGACGACTGATCCCGTCACCGATCCTGACGAGGTACGCGTGTTCGGCGAAGAGCACGGCTACCCCATCGCGATCAAAGCCGAAGGTGGCGGCGGTGGTCGAGGGATGAAAGTCGTCGAAGCCGAGAGCGAGGTCGAGGACAAACTAGAGAGTGCCCAACGCGAGGGCGAAGCCTACTTCGGCAACGACTCGGTGTACCTCGAGCGCTACCTCGAGAAGCCCCGCCACATCGAAGTGCAGATCATCGCCGACGAACACGGCAACGTCCGTCACCTCGGTGAGCGCGACTGCTCGCTCCAGCGGCGCCATCAGAAAGTGATCGAGGAAGGACCGTCGCCAGCACTGTCCGACGAACTCCGGGAACGGATCGGCGACGCTGCCCGACGCGGGGTGGCCGCTGCCGATTACGTGAACGCCGGCACCGTCGAGTTCCTCGTCGAGGAAGAGCCCGGACGCGACGGCGTTCTCGGCCCGGATGCGAACTTCTACTTCCTCGAGGTCAACACCCGTATCCAGGTCGAACACTGCGTGACCGAAGAGATCACTGGCATCGACATCGTCAAACGCCAGATCCGGGTCGCCGCGGGTGAAGAACTCGACTTCGCACAGGACGACGTCGACATCGACGGCCACGCGATCGAGTTCAGGATCAACGCCGAGAACGCGGCGAAGGACTTCCAGCCGGCAACCGGCGGCACGCTCACCACGTACAACCCGCCGGGCGGCGTCGGCGTCCGCCTGGACGACGCACTCTCACAGGGAGACGAACTCGTCACCGACTACGATTCGATGATCGCGAAACTCATCGTCTGGGGCGAAGATCGCGAGGAGTGTATCGAGCGGTCGTTGCGCGCGCTCAAGGAGTACGAAATCGAGGGGATCACGACCATCGTCCCGTTCCACCGCCTCATGTTGACCGACGAGCGCTTCGTCGCGGGTACGCACACCACGAAGTATCTGGACGAAGAGATCGACCGCAGTCGGTTCGAACAGGCCCAGGAACAGTGGGGGTCGTCCGATTCTGGCGCTGGTGACGACGCCGAGGTCGTCGAACGCGAGTTCACCGTCGAGGTCAACGGTAAACGGTTCGACGTCAACCTCGAGGATCGCGGTGGCGCCTTCCCAGCCAGCGGATCCGGTGGGAACAAACCGGCCGCGAGTGCGCCCGAACCCGCTGGCGGCAGCTCCTCGGAAGACGTCGATATTCAGGGTGACGGCGAAGTGGTCGATGCCGAAATGCAGGGAACGATCCTCTCCGTCGACGTCGGTGAGGGGGACGAGGTCGCCGCCGGTGACGTCGTCGTCGTCCTCGAGGCCATGAAGATGGAAAACGACATCGTCGCCTCCACGGGCGGAACGGTCGCTCAGGTCGCCGTCGAGGAAGGCCAAAGCGTCGACATGGGCGATACGCTGGTGGTTCTCGAGTAA
- a CDS encoding ABC transporter ATP-binding protein, translated as MSQRTLQYENETMDERDDVMVEVSELRTYYDEGKLFGGNPVKAVDGVSFEIKRGETLGLVGESGCGKTTLGRTLVQLEEATSGKIHFDGTDVTTLSGTELKAWRRDAQIVFQDPDSSLNDRMTVGEIVREPLDVHDWKTPRERQQRVRELLEKVGLQREHYYRYPHQFSGGQRQRIGIARTLTLEPEFIVLDEPVSALDVSVQAEVINLLEDLQDEFGLTYLFIAHDLSVVRHICDRVAVMYLGNIMEIGPTEELFTNPANPYTHALLSAIPEPDPTAYKDRITLQGTPPNPRDPPSGCPFSTRCPARIRPEEYETLDNALWTQLDLLREIIRERKRAERGISDRLKSLLGRESRFGTIEEIYDELFDAVDVPESIQPVLDQVAEDVQANDERSALELLNEEFGSSCDADIPDYHPVGDEGRVSLCHRHESGYETPGTVIDRRHR; from the coding sequence ATGAGCCAACGAACGTTACAGTACGAAAATGAGACGATGGACGAACGAGACGACGTGATGGTCGAAGTGTCTGAACTCCGAACCTACTACGACGAAGGAAAACTATTCGGTGGAAACCCGGTTAAAGCAGTCGACGGCGTGTCATTCGAAATTAAACGCGGTGAGACGCTCGGCCTGGTCGGTGAATCCGGCTGTGGGAAGACGACGCTCGGCCGAACGCTCGTCCAACTCGAGGAGGCGACTTCCGGGAAAATTCACTTCGACGGAACCGACGTGACGACACTGAGTGGCACAGAACTCAAAGCCTGGCGGCGCGATGCACAAATCGTCTTTCAGGATCCCGATTCGAGTCTCAACGATCGAATGACAGTCGGTGAGATTGTTCGCGAGCCCCTCGATGTCCACGACTGGAAGACGCCCAGAGAGCGCCAACAGCGAGTGCGTGAACTACTCGAGAAAGTCGGACTCCAGCGTGAACACTACTACCGATATCCACACCAGTTCTCCGGTGGGCAACGCCAACGAATCGGCATCGCTCGGACACTGACGCTCGAACCGGAATTTATCGTCCTCGACGAACCGGTGAGCGCACTGGACGTGTCGGTGCAAGCAGAAGTTATCAACTTGCTCGAAGATCTACAAGACGAGTTCGGCCTGACGTACCTGTTCATTGCGCACGACCTTTCGGTGGTGCGTCATATCTGTGATCGCGTCGCCGTGATGTATCTCGGTAACATCATGGAGATTGGGCCGACTGAAGAGCTGTTCACGAACCCGGCAAACCCGTACACACACGCATTGTTGTCGGCGATCCCTGAACCGGATCCAACGGCGTACAAGGATCGGATCACGCTCCAGGGAACGCCACCGAACCCACGGGATCCACCGAGTGGCTGTCCGTTCAGTACACGGTGTCCGGCCCGGATCCGCCCGGAGGAGTACGAAACCCTCGACAATGCCCTCTGGACGCAACTCGACCTCCTTCGAGAGATCATCCGAGAGCGTAAGCGGGCTGAACGAGGCATTAGCGATCGCCTCAAGTCACTTCTCGGTCGCGAGAGTCGCTTCGGTACGATCGAAGAGATTTACGACGAACTGTTCGATGCGGTCGACGTACCGGAATCGATCCAACCGGTGCTCGATCAGGTTGCTGAGGACGTTCAAGCCAATGACGAGAGAAGTGCACTCGAGTTACTCAACGAGGAGTTCGGGAGCAGTTGTGACGCGGATATTCCGGACTACCATCCCGTGGGTGATGAGGGTCGGGTCAGCCTCTGCCACCGCCACGAGTCAGGATACGAAACGCCCGGCACCGTCATCGATCGGCGTCATCGATAA
- a CDS encoding DUF7529 family protein — MSKRDDDSVGLRARTPAVKEAWKRTNQDMEAIADERREDGWEVITMPAVHTSAVGRDDNEDYYGLVHIIPDNHADAFSDTFESGSFPRWEAYRNDVDGFVFLVTELMDPETKTAILVAGQYNMQLAKGMVTTAIRTGALYSHFKTINGTELGSVRYEEIDPFIPNVEGFIDRFDIDPNA, encoded by the coding sequence ATGTCCAAACGCGATGACGATTCCGTCGGGCTTCGTGCCCGAACACCGGCAGTGAAAGAGGCCTGGAAGCGGACGAATCAGGATATGGAGGCCATTGCCGACGAGCGTCGCGAAGACGGCTGGGAAGTCATCACGATGCCAGCGGTGCACACGTCTGCGGTCGGTCGAGACGACAACGAGGATTATTACGGACTCGTCCACATCATTCCCGACAACCACGCCGACGCGTTTAGCGACACGTTCGAGTCGGGATCGTTCCCTCGATGGGAGGCCTACCGCAACGACGTCGACGGCTTCGTCTTTCTGGTCACGGAGTTGATGGATCCCGAGACGAAAACTGCGATTCTCGTTGCCGGTCAGTACAACATGCAACTCGCCAAAGGAATGGTAACGACGGCCATCAGAACGGGTGCCCTCTACAGCCACTTCAAGACGATCAACGGCACCGAACTGGGGTCAGTACGATACGAAGAAATCGACCCGTTCATACCAAACGTCGAGGGTTTCATCGACCGCTTCGATATTGACCCAAACGCGTAA
- a CDS encoding ABC transporter permease, translated as MSSDETDTVLTLRERIAANPRPALIWVAGLALLILLELGRIVGWIIAAGGAIRMVLGFVPSVPWWVGNNVADGLGDVVGGLSQVGAAIGFAVTATLLLLVAAFFIKPLFVPFSVSKKIGIDAEQTGPDALSETLLEHIVIAAGIGVGAALILLTPLSGVLDVIIASVTNGLEWIANGWTLTDRELISNEGHRTPDGGWEGTFLGLSPAIAWAIRVFVVYTYAFAALVWVWKGYTTYRNHYREADWTPRDDWVNRFRSHYWGIFGLIVVFGFVVLALWAPALGAASAEANLYSPYQHEFEYLTDDGDVETVTHGTANIQSRSQGGDSTVGLMSYDDYDRWAPLGTNPDGKDLFTFLAYGAQTSLVIGLVGIGIATSIALAMSLITAYYKGAIDIVTIVVSDTLISVPVFLMVLLLSVVFQQGNHPLADIYSGGLLLALIFGALYWPGLWRSIRGPSLQVAEQEWVDAAKSYGQTPMMTMRKHMAPYILSYIMIYASLLLGGVIIVTAALSFLGLGINPPTPEWGRMVSDGRAYVSTTSWHIATVPGLMIVLVVTGFNALGDGIRDAMDPESESSDAGATAAATGGGG; from the coding sequence ATGTCATCTGATGAGACAGACACTGTCTTAACGCTTCGAGAGCGGATTGCAGCAAATCCACGACCCGCACTCATCTGGGTGGCTGGACTCGCGCTGCTAATCCTCCTCGAGCTTGGTCGAATCGTCGGCTGGATAATTGCCGCTGGCGGGGCCATTCGAATGGTTCTCGGGTTCGTTCCATCAGTTCCGTGGTGGGTTGGGAACAACGTCGCCGACGGATTAGGTGACGTTGTCGGCGGTCTGAGCCAGGTCGGTGCAGCCATCGGTTTTGCCGTGACGGCGACACTGCTGTTGCTCGTCGCCGCCTTCTTCATCAAACCGCTGTTCGTTCCGTTTTCGGTCTCGAAGAAAATCGGGATCGATGCCGAACAGACCGGCCCGGATGCGCTCAGCGAAACCCTGCTCGAGCATATCGTCATCGCTGCCGGAATCGGTGTTGGCGCTGCCCTGATACTGCTCACGCCACTTAGTGGCGTGCTCGACGTCATTATTGCCAGCGTGACGAACGGACTTGAGTGGATTGCAAACGGTTGGACGCTCACTGATCGTGAACTGATCTCGAACGAAGGCCATCGGACACCTGACGGCGGATGGGAAGGTACGTTCCTCGGCCTCTCGCCAGCGATTGCCTGGGCTATTCGTGTGTTCGTCGTGTACACGTACGCGTTCGCTGCCCTGGTCTGGGTATGGAAGGGGTATACAACCTACCGAAATCACTACCGCGAAGCTGACTGGACACCTCGTGACGACTGGGTCAACCGGTTCCGATCCCACTACTGGGGGATTTTCGGACTGATCGTCGTCTTTGGATTCGTCGTACTCGCGCTGTGGGCGCCCGCACTCGGTGCGGCAAGCGCGGAGGCAAACCTCTACAGTCCATATCAACACGAATTCGAGTACCTGACTGACGATGGTGACGTAGAAACCGTTACCCACGGGACGGCGAACATCCAGAGTCGATCCCAGGGTGGTGACAGCACCGTCGGACTCATGAGCTACGACGATTACGATCGATGGGCACCGTTAGGGACGAATCCGGATGGAAAGGATCTGTTTACGTTCCTCGCATATGGCGCACAAACCTCGCTCGTGATCGGACTAGTCGGCATCGGCATTGCGACTTCGATTGCACTGGCGATGTCGCTGATCACCGCGTACTACAAAGGAGCCATCGATATCGTCACGATTGTCGTGAGTGATACGTTGATCTCGGTTCCAGTGTTCCTGATGGTGTTGCTCTTATCAGTAGTCTTCCAGCAGGGCAATCACCCACTGGCCGATATTTATAGCGGGGGATTACTTCTCGCGTTAATTTTCGGAGCCCTCTACTGGCCGGGGCTCTGGCGATCGATACGTGGGCCCTCGCTGCAGGTTGCCGAACAGGAATGGGTCGATGCAGCCAAAAGCTACGGCCAGACGCCGATGATGACGATGCGGAAACACATGGCTCCGTACATCCTCAGCTACATCATGATCTACGCATCACTGTTGCTCGGTGGTGTGATTATCGTGACTGCTGCCCTGTCGTTCCTCGGTCTGGGGATCAACCCACCGACACCTGAATGGGGACGGATGGTGAGCGACGGACGGGCGTACGTTTCGACGACCTCGTGGCACATCGCGACGGTTCCAGGTCTCATGATCGTTCTCGTCGTCACTGGATTCAACGCGCTCGGTGACGGCATCCGCGACGCGATGGATCCGGAAAGCGAAAGCAGCGATGCCGGAGCAACGGCTGCGGCTACAGGAGGTGGTGGGTGA